A DNA window from Arachis duranensis cultivar V14167 chromosome 3, aradu.V14167.gnm2.J7QH, whole genome shotgun sequence contains the following coding sequences:
- the LOC107481307 gene encoding probable alpha,alpha-trehalose-phosphate synthase [UDP-forming] 9, which yields MASRSYANLFDLVSGGDLLDIPGTPRALPRIMTVPGIISDLDSCGANDGDSDVSSSGCRERKIIVANMLPLHAKRDAENSKWCFSWDEDSILLQLKDGFSSDTEVIYVGSLKVDIDASEQEEVAQRLLDDFNCVPTFLSHDLQKKFYLGFCKQQLWPLFHYMLPVCPDHGDRFDRILWQAYVCANKIFADKVMEIINPDDDFVWVHDYHLMVLPTFLRKRYNRVKLGFFLHSPFPSSEIYRTLPVRDEILRGLLNADLIGFHTFDYARHFLSCCSRMLGLDYESKRGHIGLDYFGRTIFIKILPVGIHMGRLESVLNLPSTSAKLKEIQEEFEGKKVIVGVDDMDIFKGISLKLLAVEHLLQENPDMQGKVVLVQIVNPARGLGKDVQEAKKETYLIAQRINDTYGSEEYQPVKLIDRHVPRFEKSAYYAVAECCIVNAVRDGMNLVPYKYLVCRQQTAKLDEALGRKVDSPRTSMLVVSEFIGCSPSLSGAIRVNPWDIDAVADALSLALTMNDSEKQLRHEKHYRYVSSHDVAYWARSFMQDLERACKDHYTKRCWGIGLGLGFRVVSLSPGFRKLSIDHVVSAYKRTNRRAIFLDYDGTVVPHSSINKVPSPEVISVLNALSSDPKNIVFIVSGRGRDSLSDWFSSCQLLGLAAEHGYFLRWNRDSEWECSHLSADLDWKNIAEPVMQLYTEATDGSSIEIKESALVWHHQDADPDFGSCQAKELLDHLESVLANEPAVVTRGQHIVEVKPQGISKGLVAEKVISTMFNGGNPPDFVMCIGDDRSDEDMFESILRSVSCPSLPAAPEIFACTVGRKPSKAKYFLDDTLDVVKLLQGLASSSNPKPRHLAQFQVSFESTI from the exons ATGGCATCAAGATCATATGCTAATCTCTTTGACTTAGTTTCTGGAGGAGATTTGCTGGATATTCCTGGCACCCCAAGAGCTCTTCCAAGGATTATGACTGTTCCTGGAATTATCTCTGACCTTGATAGTTGTGGTGCTAATGACGGGGATTCAGATGTAAGCTCCTCTGGTTGCCGGGAGCGGAAGATCATTGTCGCAAACATGCTGCCATTGCATGCTAAAAGAGATGCAGAAAATTCTAAGTGGTGCTTCAGTTGGGATGAGGATTCAATTTTACTACAATTGAAAGATGGTTTTTCTTCTGATACGGAGGTAATTTATGTGGGTTCACTTAAGGTTGATATAGATGCCAGTGAGCAGGAAGAAGTTGCCCAGAGATTACTGGATGACTTCAATTGTGTACCTACCTTTCTATCCCATGATCTCCAGAAAAAGTTCTATCTTGGGTTTTGCAAGCAGCAGCTTTGGCCTCTCTTTCATTATATGCTACCAGTGTGCCCCGATCATGGTGATCGCTTTGACCGCATACTATGGCAGGCTTATGTTTGTGCAAACAAAATATTTGCCGACAAGGTTATGGAAATAATCAATCCTGATGATGATTTTGTCTGGGTTCATGATTATCACCTGATGGTTTTGCCTACTTTCTTGAGGAAGAGATATAATCGAGTTAAACTTGGATTCTTCTTGCACAGTCCTTTTCCTTCATCTGAAATTTATCGAACTTTACCTGTAAGGGATGAAATTTTGAGGGGACTTCTGAATGCTGATTTAATTGGTTTTCATACATTTGATTATGCACGCCACTTCCTTTCTTGCTGCAGCAGAATGCTAGGTCTGGACTATGAATCTAAGCGAGGACATATAGGACTTGATTACTTTGGCCGTactatatttatcaaaattttgccGGTTGGCATTCACATGGGTAGGCTTGAATCTGTATTAAATCTTCCTTCTACATCTGCTAAACTAAAAGAGATTCAGGAAGAGTTTGAGGGTAAGAAGGTGATTGTTGGTGTTGATGATATGGATATTTTTAAAGGCATCAGTTTGAAACTTCTAGCTGTGGAGCATCTGCTGCAGGAGAATCCTGATATGCAGGGCAAAGTTGTCCTTGTTCAAATTGTAAATCCTGCAAGGGGTTTAGGGAAGGATGTTCAGGAAGCAAAGAAGGAAACATATTTAATTGCCCAGAGGATTAATGATACCTATGGTTCAGAGGAATATCAGCCTGTCAAACTCATTGACCGCCATGTTCCTCGATTTGAGAAGAGTGCTTATTATGCTGTAGCTGAATGTTGCATTGTAAATGCAGTAAGGGATGGCATGAACCTAGTCCCATACAAATATCTTGTCTGCAGGCAACAAACTGCTAAACTAGATGAAGCATTGGGTAGGAAAGTTGATTCTCCCCGAACAAGCATGCTTGTTGTGTCTGAGTTCATTGGTTGTTCACCTTCTCTTAGTGGGGCTATCAGGGTCAATCCCTGGGACATTGATGCTGTTGCTGATGCTCTGAGCTTGGCCCTTACAATGAACGATTCTGAGAAGCAATTGCGCCATGAGAAACACTATCGGTATGTCAGTTCTCATGATGTAGCATATTGGGCACGCAGCTTTATGCAGGATTTGGAGAGAGCCTGCAAAGATCATTACACCAAAAGGTGCTGGGGAATTGGCTTGGGTCTAGGGTTTAGAGTTGTTTCTCTTTCTCCTGGATTTAGGAAGTTGTCTATTGATCATGTTGTTTCAGCTTACAAGCGAACCAATAGAAGGGCCATCTTTCTTGATTATGATGGTACTGTTGTACCGCACTCTTCTATAAATAAAGTCCCCAGCCCGGAAGTCATATCTGTGCTAAACGCTCTGTCTAGTGATCCCAAGAACATTGTTTTCATTGTTAGTGGGAGGGGAAGAGATTCTCTGAGTGATTGGTTCAGTTCATGCCAATTGCTGGGACTTGCTGCTGAGCATGGTTACTTTTTAAG GTGGAATAGAGATTCTGAATGGGAATGCAGTCACTTGTCTGCAGACCTTGACTGGAAAAACATAGCAGAACCTGTCATGCAGTTGTATACAGAGGCAACTGATGGTTCCAGCATTGAAATTAAGGAAAGCGCTTTGGTGTGGCATCATCAAGATGCAGACCCGGATTTTGGTTCCTGCCAAGCCAAGGAATTGTTGGATCACTTGGAAAGTGTACTTGCAAATGAACCAGCAGTTGTTACGAGAGGCCAGCATATTGTTGAAGTTAAGCCACAG GGAATAAGCAAAGGTTTGGTAGCCGAAAAGGTTATATCAACCATGTTTAATGGTGGTAATCCACCGGATTTTGTTATGTGCATTGGCGATGATAGGTCTGATGAAGACATGTTTGAGAGCATTTTAAGGTCAGTATCCTGCCCGTCATTACCGGCGGCTCCAGAGATTTTTGCCTGCACTGTAGGTAGGAAGCCGAGCAAGGCGAAGTATTTTCTTGACGACACTTTGGATGTAGTGAAGTTACTTCAGGGTCTTGCTTCTTCATCCAATCCAAAACCCAGGCATCTTGCGCAATTCCAAGTATCTTTCGAGAGCACAATTTGA
- the LOC107481305 gene encoding uncharacterized protein LOC107481305 isoform X2, protein MGKNLLILLGLTLLLLLFGTFSVSAAPSTTSPAKIVTGFLSNAVPAFTKWVWSLKATTKTAVSSRSMMKFESGYNVETVFDGSKLGIEPYSVELLPNGELLILDSSNSNLYRISSSLSLYSRPKLVAGSAEGYTGHVDGKHREARMNHPKGITVDDRGNIYVADTTNMAIRKISDSGVTTIAGGKWIRGGGHVDGPSEEAKFSDDFDVVYVGSSCSLLVIDRGNRAIREIQLHFDDCAYQYGSGFPLGIAMLVGAGFFGYMLALLQRRLGTIVGSQDVQVMSSVSPSPFQQPMKSVRPPLIPSEFEPEKQEEGFFGSLGKLLANASASMVEIMGGIFPVFRRKPQSYKFQRQPLVPLQHQKQAWPAQESFVIPDGDEPPSIDMRTPTPRKTYPFMSKDAEKMQQLRQSRAFYNGWDGDLQQQQQPQRHHHRHQYQSSTPHTYFEQSRETTNEIVFGAVQEQDGKEESVVIKPVNYGDSLYEHHNIRSRVNSMGYTHRY, encoded by the exons ATGGGTAAGAATCTCTTGATTCTTCTTGGTCTCACTCTCTTGCTTCTCTTATTTGGAACCTTCTCAGTCTCAGCTGCACCATCCACTACTTCCCCTGCTA AAATTGTTACTGGTTTTCTCTCCAATGCTGTGCCAGCTTTCACCAAGTGGGTGTGGTCCCTCAAGGCAACAACAAAAACGG CGGTTTCCAGCAGGTCGATGATGAAGTTTGAGAGTGGTTACAATGTGGAGACAGTGTTTGATGGAAGCAAGCTTGGAATTGAGCCTTATTCTGTTGAGTTGTTGCCCAATGGGGAGCTTCTCATTCTGGATTCTTCCAACAGCAACCTTTACAGGATCTCATCTTCACTTTCTTTGT ATAGCAGACCGAAGCTGGTCGCGGGCTCTGCGGAAGGTTATACTGGACATGTTGATGGAAAGCACAGGGAGGCTAGGATGAACCATCCGAAGGGGATAACGGTTGATGACCGAGGGAATATCTATGTTGCAGATACTACTAACATGGCAATTAGGAAAATTAGTGATTCAG GGGTTACTACAATTGCAGGAGGAAAATGGATTCGTGGAGGGGGCCATGTTGATGGACCAAGTGAAGAAGCTAAGTTTTCTGATGACTTTGACGTGGTTTATGTTGGTAGTAGTTGTTCCTTACTTGTCATAGACAGAGGAAACCGAGCGATCAGGGAAATTCAACTTCACTTTGATGACTGTGCCTATCAATATGGTAGCGGATTCCCACTTG GGATTGCAATGCTTGTTGGGGCCGGCTTCTTTGGTTATATGCTGGCATTGTTGCAGCGAAGACTCGGTACAATTGTTGGTTCACAGGAT GTCCAAGTGATGTCTTCCGTTTCACCTAGTCCTTTTCAACAGCCCATGAAATCTGTGAGGCCTCCCTTGATTCCATCCGAATTCGAACCTGAAAAGCAAGAGGAAGGCTTCTTTGGGTCCCTTGGAAAGCTACTTGCCAATGCCTCTGCATCAATGGTGGAGATAATGGGAGGAATATTTCCTGTTTTCAGAAGAAAACCACAAAGCTACAAGTTTCAAAGACAACCTCTGGTCCCACTGCAACATCAAAAGCAAGCTTGGCCGGCGCAGGAAAGTTTCGTGATTCCTGATGGAGATGAGCCTCCTTCTATAGACATGAGAACCCCAACCCCTCGAAAAACATACCCTTTCATGTCTAAAGACGCCGAGAAAATGCAGCAATTAAGGCAAAGTAGAGCATTTTACAATGGATGGGACGGTGATCTTcagcagcagcaacaaccaCAAAgacatcatcatcgtcatcagtATCAGTCATCGACCCCTCACACTTACTTCGAGCAAAGCCGCGAGACAACCAATGAGATAGTGTTCGGGGCGGTGCAGGAACAAGATGGTAAGGAGGAGTCTGTGGTAATCAAGCCTGTGAACTATGGTGACTCGCTATATGAACATCacaatatccggtctagagtGAATTCCATGGGTTATACCCACAGGTATTGA
- the LOC107481305 gene encoding uncharacterized protein LOC107481305 isoform X1, whose protein sequence is MGKNLLILLGLTLLLLLFGTFSVSAAPSTTSPAKIVTGFLSNAVPAFTKWVWSLKATTKTAVSSRSMMKFESGYNVETVFDGSKLGIEPYSVELLPNGELLILDSSNSNLYRISSSLSLYSRPKLVAGSAEGYTGHVDGKHREARMNHPKGITVDDRGNIYVADTTNMAIRKISDSGVTTIAGGKWIRGGGHVDGPSEEAKFSDDFDVVYVGSSCSLLVIDRGNRAIREIQLHFDDCAYQYGSGFPLGIAMLVGAGFFGYMLALLQRRLGTIVGSQDDQVQVMSSVSPSPFQQPMKSVRPPLIPSEFEPEKQEEGFFGSLGKLLANASASMVEIMGGIFPVFRRKPQSYKFQRQPLVPLQHQKQAWPAQESFVIPDGDEPPSIDMRTPTPRKTYPFMSKDAEKMQQLRQSRAFYNGWDGDLQQQQQPQRHHHRHQYQSSTPHTYFEQSRETTNEIVFGAVQEQDGKEESVVIKPVNYGDSLYEHHNIRSRVNSMGYTHRY, encoded by the exons ATGGGTAAGAATCTCTTGATTCTTCTTGGTCTCACTCTCTTGCTTCTCTTATTTGGAACCTTCTCAGTCTCAGCTGCACCATCCACTACTTCCCCTGCTA AAATTGTTACTGGTTTTCTCTCCAATGCTGTGCCAGCTTTCACCAAGTGGGTGTGGTCCCTCAAGGCAACAACAAAAACGG CGGTTTCCAGCAGGTCGATGATGAAGTTTGAGAGTGGTTACAATGTGGAGACAGTGTTTGATGGAAGCAAGCTTGGAATTGAGCCTTATTCTGTTGAGTTGTTGCCCAATGGGGAGCTTCTCATTCTGGATTCTTCCAACAGCAACCTTTACAGGATCTCATCTTCACTTTCTTTGT ATAGCAGACCGAAGCTGGTCGCGGGCTCTGCGGAAGGTTATACTGGACATGTTGATGGAAAGCACAGGGAGGCTAGGATGAACCATCCGAAGGGGATAACGGTTGATGACCGAGGGAATATCTATGTTGCAGATACTACTAACATGGCAATTAGGAAAATTAGTGATTCAG GGGTTACTACAATTGCAGGAGGAAAATGGATTCGTGGAGGGGGCCATGTTGATGGACCAAGTGAAGAAGCTAAGTTTTCTGATGACTTTGACGTGGTTTATGTTGGTAGTAGTTGTTCCTTACTTGTCATAGACAGAGGAAACCGAGCGATCAGGGAAATTCAACTTCACTTTGATGACTGTGCCTATCAATATGGTAGCGGATTCCCACTTG GGATTGCAATGCTTGTTGGGGCCGGCTTCTTTGGTTATATGCTGGCATTGTTGCAGCGAAGACTCGGTACAATTGTTGGTTCACAGGAT GATCAGGTCCAAGTGATGTCTTCCGTTTCACCTAGTCCTTTTCAACAGCCCATGAAATCTGTGAGGCCTCCCTTGATTCCATCCGAATTCGAACCTGAAAAGCAAGAGGAAGGCTTCTTTGGGTCCCTTGGAAAGCTACTTGCCAATGCCTCTGCATCAATGGTGGAGATAATGGGAGGAATATTTCCTGTTTTCAGAAGAAAACCACAAAGCTACAAGTTTCAAAGACAACCTCTGGTCCCACTGCAACATCAAAAGCAAGCTTGGCCGGCGCAGGAAAGTTTCGTGATTCCTGATGGAGATGAGCCTCCTTCTATAGACATGAGAACCCCAACCCCTCGAAAAACATACCCTTTCATGTCTAAAGACGCCGAGAAAATGCAGCAATTAAGGCAAAGTAGAGCATTTTACAATGGATGGGACGGTGATCTTcagcagcagcaacaaccaCAAAgacatcatcatcgtcatcagtATCAGTCATCGACCCCTCACACTTACTTCGAGCAAAGCCGCGAGACAACCAATGAGATAGTGTTCGGGGCGGTGCAGGAACAAGATGGTAAGGAGGAGTCTGTGGTAATCAAGCCTGTGAACTATGGTGACTCGCTATATGAACATCacaatatccggtctagagtGAATTCCATGGGTTATACCCACAGGTATTGA
- the LOC107481305 gene encoding uncharacterized protein LOC107481305 isoform X3 codes for MGKNLLILLGLTLLLLLFGTFSVSAAPSTTSPAKIVTGFLSNAVPAFTKWVWSLKATTKTAVSSRSMMKFESGYNVETVFDGSKLGIEPYSVELLPNGELLILDSSNSNLYRISSSLSLYSRPKLVAGSAEGYTGHVDGKHREARMNHPKGITVDDRGNIYVADTTNMAIRKISDSGGKWIRGGGHVDGPSEEAKFSDDFDVVYVGSSCSLLVIDRGNRAIREIQLHFDDCAYQYGSGFPLGIAMLVGAGFFGYMLALLQRRLGTIVGSQDDQVQVMSSVSPSPFQQPMKSVRPPLIPSEFEPEKQEEGFFGSLGKLLANASASMVEIMGGIFPVFRRKPQSYKFQRQPLVPLQHQKQAWPAQESFVIPDGDEPPSIDMRTPTPRKTYPFMSKDAEKMQQLRQSRAFYNGWDGDLQQQQQPQRHHHRHQYQSSTPHTYFEQSRETTNEIVFGAVQEQDGKEESVVIKPVNYGDSLYEHHNIRSRVNSMGYTHRY; via the exons ATGGGTAAGAATCTCTTGATTCTTCTTGGTCTCACTCTCTTGCTTCTCTTATTTGGAACCTTCTCAGTCTCAGCTGCACCATCCACTACTTCCCCTGCTA AAATTGTTACTGGTTTTCTCTCCAATGCTGTGCCAGCTTTCACCAAGTGGGTGTGGTCCCTCAAGGCAACAACAAAAACGG CGGTTTCCAGCAGGTCGATGATGAAGTTTGAGAGTGGTTACAATGTGGAGACAGTGTTTGATGGAAGCAAGCTTGGAATTGAGCCTTATTCTGTTGAGTTGTTGCCCAATGGGGAGCTTCTCATTCTGGATTCTTCCAACAGCAACCTTTACAGGATCTCATCTTCACTTTCTTTGT ATAGCAGACCGAAGCTGGTCGCGGGCTCTGCGGAAGGTTATACTGGACATGTTGATGGAAAGCACAGGGAGGCTAGGATGAACCATCCGAAGGGGATAACGGTTGATGACCGAGGGAATATCTATGTTGCAGATACTACTAACATGGCAATTAGGAAAATTAGTGATTCAG GAGGAAAATGGATTCGTGGAGGGGGCCATGTTGATGGACCAAGTGAAGAAGCTAAGTTTTCTGATGACTTTGACGTGGTTTATGTTGGTAGTAGTTGTTCCTTACTTGTCATAGACAGAGGAAACCGAGCGATCAGGGAAATTCAACTTCACTTTGATGACTGTGCCTATCAATATGGTAGCGGATTCCCACTTG GGATTGCAATGCTTGTTGGGGCCGGCTTCTTTGGTTATATGCTGGCATTGTTGCAGCGAAGACTCGGTACAATTGTTGGTTCACAGGAT GATCAGGTCCAAGTGATGTCTTCCGTTTCACCTAGTCCTTTTCAACAGCCCATGAAATCTGTGAGGCCTCCCTTGATTCCATCCGAATTCGAACCTGAAAAGCAAGAGGAAGGCTTCTTTGGGTCCCTTGGAAAGCTACTTGCCAATGCCTCTGCATCAATGGTGGAGATAATGGGAGGAATATTTCCTGTTTTCAGAAGAAAACCACAAAGCTACAAGTTTCAAAGACAACCTCTGGTCCCACTGCAACATCAAAAGCAAGCTTGGCCGGCGCAGGAAAGTTTCGTGATTCCTGATGGAGATGAGCCTCCTTCTATAGACATGAGAACCCCAACCCCTCGAAAAACATACCCTTTCATGTCTAAAGACGCCGAGAAAATGCAGCAATTAAGGCAAAGTAGAGCATTTTACAATGGATGGGACGGTGATCTTcagcagcagcaacaaccaCAAAgacatcatcatcgtcatcagtATCAGTCATCGACCCCTCACACTTACTTCGAGCAAAGCCGCGAGACAACCAATGAGATAGTGTTCGGGGCGGTGCAGGAACAAGATGGTAAGGAGGAGTCTGTGGTAATCAAGCCTGTGAACTATGGTGACTCGCTATATGAACATCacaatatccggtctagagtGAATTCCATGGGTTATACCCACAGGTATTGA
- the LOC107481186 gene encoding uncharacterized protein LOC107481186 isoform X2, giving the protein MASPSTFFLFLLFILLTFHANAESIIFEEGFTVTTVLDGHKINVNPYSILQRYGSSDVILLDSTNSVFYTLQFPISSDSIVRRLSGDGSAGYKDGDVISAEFNRPKSFAVDLKGNVYVADKNNKAIRKISSNGLGAAMIWTLGLGLSCLLGLVIGIAVGRYLIPNTGRFEPLPFCHDMEALPNTSGESSSDTLLRQQKRSC; this is encoded by the exons ATGGCCTCTCCTTccaccttctttctcttccttctcttcaTCCTCCTCACTTTTCACG cTAACGCagaaagcataattttcgaagaGGGTTTCACGGTCACCACCGTCCTCGACGGCCACAAGATCAACGTCAACCCTTACTCCATCCTCCAGCGATACGGTTCCTCCGATGTCATCCTCCTTGATTCTACAAACAGCGTTTTCTACACCCTTCAATTCCCCATTTCCAGTG ATAGTATTGTGAGGAGGCTTTCAGGAGATGGGTCTGCGGGGTATAAAGATGGGGATGTGATTTCAGCTGAGTTTAACAGACCCAAAAGCTTTGCTGTTGATCTTAAAGGAAATGTGTACGTTGCTGACAAGAACAATAAGGCCATTAGGAAAATCTCTAGCAATG GGCTAGGTGCAGCTATGATTTGGACTTTAGGATTAGGACTATCATGTTTACTAGGCTTGGTGATTGGGATCGCAGTTGGCAGGTATCTCATCCCTAAT ACAGGAAGGTTTGAACCCTTGCCATTTTGCCACGACATGGAAGCATTGCCTAACACCTCTGGGGAATCTAGTTCAGATACTCTACTCCGGCAACAAAAGCGCAGCTGCTAG
- the LOC107481186 gene encoding uncharacterized protein LOC107481186 isoform X1: MASPSTFFLFLLFILLTFHANAESIIFEEGFTVTTVLDGHKINVNPYSILQRYGSSDVILLDSTNSVFYTLQFPISSDSIVRRLSGDGSAGYKDGDVISAEFNRPKSFAVDLKGNVYVADKNNKAIRKISSNGVTTIVGDFSEKSSRKNGLSQNVSLSNDFELAFIPGLCALLVSDHMHQLIHQINLKEEDCTFGSNSGLGAAMIWTLGLGLSCLLGLVIGIAVGRYLIPNTGRFEPLPFCHDMEALPNTSGESSSDTLLRQQKRSC, from the exons ATGGCCTCTCCTTccaccttctttctcttccttctcttcaTCCTCCTCACTTTTCACG cTAACGCagaaagcataattttcgaagaGGGTTTCACGGTCACCACCGTCCTCGACGGCCACAAGATCAACGTCAACCCTTACTCCATCCTCCAGCGATACGGTTCCTCCGATGTCATCCTCCTTGATTCTACAAACAGCGTTTTCTACACCCTTCAATTCCCCATTTCCAGTG ATAGTATTGTGAGGAGGCTTTCAGGAGATGGGTCTGCGGGGTATAAAGATGGGGATGTGATTTCAGCTGAGTTTAACAGACCCAAAAGCTTTGCTGTTGATCTTAAAGGAAATGTGTACGTTGCTGACAAGAACAATAAGGCCATTAGGAAAATCTCTAGCAATG GTGTGACTACAATTGTTGGAGATTTCTCAGAAAAGTCAAGCAGAAAAAATGGACTTTCACAAAATGTATCACTTTCTAATGATTTTGAGCTGGCTTTCATTCCTGGCCTGTGCGCTTTACTGGTCTCAGATCATATGCATCAATTGATCCATCAGATTAATTTGAAGGAGGAGGATTGTACCTTTGGATCTAACTCTG GGCTAGGTGCAGCTATGATTTGGACTTTAGGATTAGGACTATCATGTTTACTAGGCTTGGTGATTGGGATCGCAGTTGGCAGGTATCTCATCCCTAAT ACAGGAAGGTTTGAACCCTTGCCATTTTGCCACGACATGGAAGCATTGCCTAACACCTCTGGGGAATCTAGTTCAGATACTCTACTCCGGCAACAAAAGCGCAGCTGCTAG